The nucleotide sequence CAGGAGCTCCACATCTATGACTGCCACAGCCAGGACAACCAGCGGTTCCTCTTCACGCCGGAAGGCGAGCTGCGCGCGTTCGGTGGCTCGTGGTGCGTCCAGCCGGAGACCTCCAGCTCCGGGGCCCGGGCCGTCATCGCCGCCTGCAATGGAACGGCGAACCAGCGGTGGGTCCGCAACACCGCCGGCGCGGTGATCCACACGGCGACCTCGCTGTGCCTGGACGTGTCCGGTCAGGCCACCGCCAACAGCTCGAAGGTCATCGTCTGGACCTGCAACGCGCAGACGAACCAGCAGTGGTCGCTGCCGGCCGACACCCAGGCGCCCACCGTGCCCACCGGGCTCGCGCTGTCCAACGTGACGTGCAACTCGGCCACGCTGTCCTGGTCGCCGTCCACGGACAACCAGGGTGTCGCCTTCTACGACGTCTACCATGACGGCCAGCTGATGAAGTCCGTCTCCGGCGCCACGGTGTCCACCGGGCTGACCGTGGTCCCCGGCGTGACCTGGGGCCTGTATGTGAATGCGCGGGACGCGGTGGGCAATGTCTCCCAGGGCAGCGCCACGCTCTCCATCACCCCGCCGCAATGCCAGGCGGACACCCAGGCTCCCAGCATCCCGACCGGCGTCACCGCCGCCGCGTCCGGCACCAGCGTGACGGTGAACTGGACCGCGTCCACCGACAACGTGGGCGTGCGCGCGTATGACGTGTTCCGGGGAGGCGTGCAGATTGGCTCGGTGGCCGGCTCTCCGCCGGGGACGACCTTCGTCGACAGCGGCCTGTCCGCGAACACGGCCTACACCTACGCCGTGCTCGCCCGCGACGCCCAGGCCAATGCGTCCGCCCAGAGCGCGTCCGTGACGGTCACCACCGGCCAGGCCTGCGCGAACGCCGTCTGCTCCGTCATCCAGGTCGCCACCGACACGGACATCCCGTGGGGCCTGGTGAACCTGCCGGACGGCACGGTGCTCTACGGCCGCCGCGACGCGCAGAACATCGTTCGCCTGGACCCGGCGACGGGACAGAAGACGTCCGTGGGCACCGTCCCCAACGTGCAGAGCACCGACGGCGAGGGCGGCCTGATGGGGCTGGCGCTTTCCCCCAACTTCTCCACCGACCGCTGGCTGTACGTGATGCACACCTCCCCCACCGACAACCGCATCGTGCGGCTGCGGTATGAGAACGGCGCCCTCAACACCGCGTCGCTCCAGGTGCTGCTCCAGGGCATTGGCCGCAACAAGTTCCACAACGGAGGGCGGCTGCGCTTTGGCCCGGACGGGAAGCTCTACGCGTCCACGGGGGATGCCCAGAACGGCGCCTACGCGCAGGACCTCAACAACCTGGCCGGCAAGGTGCTGCGCCTCAACGCGGACGGCACCGTCCCGTCCGACAACCCCTTCGGCAACTATGTGTGGAGCTACGGCCACCGCAACCCGCAGGGACTGGCGTTCGACTCGCAGGGCCGGCTGTGGGAGCAGGAGTTCGGCAACTCCGTGATGGACGAGACCAACCTCATCCAGAAGGGCGGCAACTACGGCTGGCCCAACTGCGAGGGCACGGTGTCCCAGGGCGGTTCGGGCTGCGCGACGGCCGGGTACATCGCGCCGAAGCAGACCTACCCCACGGCGGACGGTTCGTGCTCCGGCATCGCGGTGGTGCGCGACGTCCTCTACGTGGCCTGCGCCCGCGGCACGCGCCTCTACCGCGAGGTCATCAGCGGCACCAACCTGACCAACGTGCAGCAGTTCTTCGTCGGCACCTACGGCCGGCTGCGCACCGTGGAGCCGACTCCGGACGGCAACCTCTGGATGACCACCACCAACCAGGGTGACAAGGACAGCATCCCCGACAACAGCAACGAGCGGATCTTCCGCGTCGTGCTGGGTCAGTAGCGAGCAGGGCACCGCCGCGCCGTGACGAGGGCACAGCTCGTCACGGCGCTCAGTACCGCTCGGGGATGAAGTTCCGCCCCTTGAGCGAAGCGCCGTCGTCGTACTCGCCCTGCTTGGAGCGCGGGGGCAGCTTCACCTTGGCGCGCTTCACCTTCTCGTACGGAATCTTCTCCAGCAGAAAGCGGATGCAGTTGAGCCGCGCCTTCTTCTTGTTGTCGGACCGCAGGATGTGCCAGGGCGCGAAGGGCGTGTCCGTCGCGGCCAGCATCTGGTCCCTCGCCTTGGAGTAGTCGTACCAGCGCTTCCAGGACTTGATGTCCATGGGGCTGAGCTTCCACTGCCGCAGGGGGTCGTCGATCCGCGCCGCGAACCGCCGCGCCTGTTCCTCCTTGCCGACCTCCAGCCAGATCTTCAGCAGGAGGATTCCGCTGTCGACCATGTACTGCTCGAAGACAGGGCAGCCCATCAGGAAGCGCTCGTGCTCTTCAGGCGTGCAGAAGCCCATCACGGGCTCGACGCCGGCCCGGTTGTACCAGCTGCGGTCGAAGATCACGATCTCGCCCCCGGCCGGGAAATGCGGCACGTACCGCTGCAGGTACATCTGGGTCTTCTCCCGGCTCGAAGGCGCCGGGAGCGCCACCACGCGAAACACCCGGGGACTCACCCGTTCGGTGATGGCGCGAATCGTTCCGCCCTTCCCCGCCGCATCCCTGCCTTCGAACACCACGATGACCCGCATCTGCGTTTGCTGGACCCATTCCTGAAGCTGGCATAGCTGGGATTGGAGCTTGCGGAGCTCCTTGGTATAGGCCTTGCGCTTCAGGGGCTCTTTTGGGGTGTCCTGTGCCATGGACATAGGGTTGTGCGGCCCCCGGGCACGCGCAATGTCAGACGTGCGCACGGTACGGCGGATGACAGCCACGCCGCCCCCGGGTCCGTGTCTGGCATGAACCGGTAGACATCGAGGACTGCCCCCTGGGGCATTCGCCCGGCTCGTACTTCCGCGCGCATCCCCCCGTGCGGATTCTGCCCACCCATCGAGGTGTCGCGAATGCGGGGGACGGCCAGCGCCATGCAGGGGATGAAGCCGGGACTCGCACCCTTCGTCGGCACCGTGCCGCTGCTCGGCGTCCTCGCCGCGCTCTCCGGATGCGCGGTCGGCCCCGACTTCAAGAAGCCCGAGGCCGCGGTCGCGAAGGAGTGGCGCACCCAGGGCGACCCGCGCCTGTCGACACAGGCCGCGGTCGACACCCAATGGTGGAAGTCGTTTGGCGATCCCTCGCTGGACCGGCTCGTCGAGCTCGCCGCCAGGCAGAACCTGCCGCTGCAGATTTCGGGGCTGCGAATCGTCGAGGCGCGCGCCCAGCTGGCCATCCTCACCGGCCGGCAGTATCCGCAGGTCCAGGCCCTCTCCGCCAGCGGCGCCGCGGTGGGGCGCAGTGAGAACTCCGCCGCGGCCAACCCCATCAACTTGCAGAACCTGGGCTCCATCGACCGTCACTTCCTGGAGTACCAGCTGGGCTTCGACGCGCTGTGGGAGGTGGACTTCTGGGGCAAGTACCGGCGGGGCGTGGAGGCGGGGGCCGCGGGCCTGCTCGGGTCGGTGGCGGACTACCAGTCCTCGCTCGTCTCGCTCACCGCGGAGGTCGCGCGCACCTATGTCCTGGTCCGCACGTACGAGGTGCTCATCGAACAGGCGCGGGAGAACGTGCGGATCCAGGAGGAGGGTTACCGGATCGCCGAGTCGCGCTTCAGCAACGGCGTCACCTCGGAGCTGGATGTGACGCAGGCCTCAACCCTGCTGGAGAGCACCCGGGCCACCATCCCCCAGCTGGAAGCCGGACTGGAGCAGGCTCGCAACGCCATGAGCACGCTCCTGGGCCAGCCCACGGGCGAGGTGGAGGCGCTGCTCGCGGGCCCCAAGCAGATTCCGGTGGCGCCCGCGACAGTGGCCCTCGGCATGCCGGCTGAAATCCTGCGGCGACGCCCGGATGTCCGCAGCGCTGAGTTGTATGCCGCCGCGCAGTGCGCCCGGATCGGCATCGCCGAGGCGGAGCTCTACCCGAGCTTCTCCCTCTTCGGGTCAGTCGGGCTCCAGGCGAGCACCAGCGCCGCGGCCTCCGGCAATCTCTTCTCCCTGGGCAGCCTCTTCTATTCCGTGGGCCCCCGGATCGTCTTTCCCTTCCTGAACTACGGCCGCCTGAAGAACGGGGTGCGGGTCGAGGACGCGCGGTTCCAGCAATTGCTCGTCAACTACCGCCACACGGTGCTCAAGGCGGCCCAGGAGGTGGCGGACGCCCTGACGGGGTTCATCCACGCCCAGCAGGCCATGACCTTCCAGCAGGCCGCGGTGAAGTCCGCGCAGCGGTCGGTGGAGCTCGCGTTGGTGCAGTACCGCGAAGGCGCCGTGGATTATCAGCGCGTGCTGGACGCGCAACGGTCGCTCCTGGAACAGCAGAACAACCTGGCCCAGACGAGCTCCTCCATCGCCACGAACCTGGTCGCCCTCTACAAGGCGCTGGGCGGAGGCTGGGAGGTCCGCCGCGACCAGCCCATCGTGCCAGAGCCGATGCAGGCGGAGATGGAGCAGCGGACCCACTGGGGCGACATGCTGTCCAAGCCGCGGACGCAAGAAACCAAGACGGTCTCGCAACCCGTCAAGCCATAGAGAGTCCGCCATGCCCTGGAAGCCGAAAGGGAAATACAAGTGGGTCATTGGGCTGGTCGCCCTCGCGATCATCGCGTTCATCGGCTTCAAGTATTGGAAGGGGAAGAAATCCGCGCTGCCGGAGGGCATCGTCTCGGGCAACGGTCGCATCGAGTCGAAGCTGGCGGATGTCTCCGCGAAGGAGCCCCTGCGGGTGCGGGAGGTCCTCGTCAACGAAGGTGACCTCGTCAAGCCGGGTCAGGTGCTGGTGCGCCTGGACACCACCACGCTGGAGTCCAGCCTGGCGGAGGCCAACGCGAACGTCGCGGCCACGCAGGAGAAGCTGGCGGTGGCCGAGGCGGGCATCGTCAAGCAGAAGAGTGAGATTCAGCTCGCCACCATCGAGGCCGAGCGCTCCCGGAGGCTGGTGGCGCAAGGCGCCGGCTCGCAGCGGGACGTGGACGTCCGGGCGAGCCAGTTGGAGACCACCCGGGCCAGCCTGGCGGAAGCCGAGGCCACGCTGAAGACCTCGCGGGAGGAGATTGAAGTCGCGCGAGCCAACGCGGCGACGATTCAGACGCGCATCGCCGACGCGACGCTCAAGTCCCCGGTGACGGGCCGCGTCCTCTACCGCCTCGCCGAACCCGGCGAGGTGCTGTCGCCCGGCGGACCGGCTCTGACGCTCGTGAACCTGGAGGACGTCTTCATGGAGATCTTCCTGCCCGCGAGCGAGGCCGCCCGCGTGAAGATTGGCTCCGAGGCGCGCCTCACCGTCGACTTCGAGCCGGACCGTTCAATCCCTGGCTACGTGTCCTTCGTGTCACCCGAAGCGCAGTTCACGCCCAAGCAGGTGGAGACGAAGAGCGAGCGGGAGAAGCTGGTGTTCCGCTTGAAGCTCCAGGTCCCCCGGGAGCTGGCCAGCCGCTACGTCGAGCGCATCAAGACCGGCATTCGCGGCGTCGGCTACGTGAAGGTGGACCCTGAGGCCGCGTGGCCTTCCCGGCTGCAGAACGTCGTCACCGCGGAATCCGAACCCCACTAACCCGGCGACAAGGGAGGGCCTGGCCATGGTCTCATCCGCGTCTCCAGGGTCGCCAGCCGGCTCCAGCAGCCGGCTCGTGGTCTCCATCCAGGACGTGACCCACCGCTACGGCAAGGCCGTCGCGCTCGACGGCATCTCGCTCGACGTCCCCAGCGGCATCCGGGTGGGCATCGTGGGGCCTGACGGCGTGGGCAAGTCCACGCTGATGGCCCTGGTGGCGGGCGCCAAGAAGATGCAGCAGGGGCGCGTGATGGTTCTGGACGGGGACATCGCGGACGCCCGGCACCGGCGCGACGTGGGCCCGCGCATCGCGTACATGCCCCAGGGCCTGGGCAAGAACCTCTACCTGGAGCTCAGCGTCTACGACAACGTGGACTTCATGGCCCGGCTCTTCGGGCTGTCCCCCGAGGAGCGAAAGGTGCGCGTCCCGGAGCTGCTCGCGGCCACCGGGTTGGGAAAGTTCGCGGAGCGCCCCGCCGGCAAGCTCTCCGGCGGCATGAAGCAGAAGGTGGGGCTGTGCGGCGCGCTGGTGCACGACCCGGACCTGCTCATCCTCGATGAGCCCACCACCGGCGTGGATCCGCTCTCCCGTCGGCAGTTCTGGACCCTCATCGACGAGATTCGCGCCGGGCGCCCCGGCATGAGCGTCATCATCTCCACGGCGTACATGGACGAGGCGCAGCAGTGGGATTGGATCGTGGCCATGGACGCGGGCCGCGTGCTGGCGACGGGGACTCCCGCGGAGCTGATGGAGCGCACAGGCACCCAGGACCTGGAGAAGTGCTTCATCGCGCTGCTGCCCGAGGAGAAGCGCCGGGGCCACAAGGAGATCACCATCCCGCCACGTGCGCCGGGCAACGCGGAGCTGGCCATCGAGGCCCACGGGCTGACCCGCCGCTTCGGGACCTTCACCGCCGTCGACCACGTCACCCTGTCCATCGAGCGCGGTGAAATCTTCGGCTTCCTGGGCTCCAATGGCTGCGGCAAGTCCACGACCATGAAGATGCTGACCGGCCTGCTGCCTCCCACGGAGGGCACGGCGAAGCTCTTCGGCAGCTCCGTGGACGCAGGCAGCATGGAGGTGCGCAAGAACCTGGGCTACATGACGCAGTCGTTCTCGCTCTACGGCGAGCTGAGCGTTCAGCAGAACCTGGTCCTGCATGCCCGGCTCTACCACCTGCCTCCAGACAAGGCGAAGGCGCGCATCGAGGAGTTGGTCGAGCGGTTCGGGCTGGGCGCGCACCTGGAGGCGTTGGCCGGAGACCTGCCCATGGGCCTGCGTCAGCGGCTCTCGCTGGCCGTCGCCGTGCTGCACGGGCCGCAGATCCTCATCCTGGACGAGCCCACGTCGGGAGTGGACCCGGTCGCGCGGGACAGCTTCTGGGAGCTGTTGATCGACCTGTCTCGCAAGCAGGGCGTCACCATCTTCGTGACCACGCACTTCATGAACGAGGGGATGCGCTGCGACCGCATCTCCCTCATGAACGCGGGCAAGGTGCTGGCGGCGGACAGCCCCCAGAAGCTCATCGAGGCCCGGAACGCGGACAGCCTGGAGACCGCCTTCATCGGCTACATGGAAGACGCCATCGCGGAGAAGGCTCGCGCCGAGGGAAAGGACGAGACTCCCGCCCCCGCGCCCGAAGCCCCCCCACCCCCGCCCACGGCCGCGCCACGGGCGGACCGGGCCGGACTCCGGCTGCGTCTGGGCCGGATGCTCGCGTATGCCTCCAACGAGACCAGTCAGATTCTGCGCGACAAGGTCCGGCTGGCGTTCGCCTTCATCGGTTCCGCGGTGTTGATGCTCGTCTTCGGCTTCGGCATCACGACCGACGTCGAGAACATCCGCTATGCCGCGCTGGACATGGACCAGTCGCCGGAGAGTCGCGCGTATCTGGAACAGTTCAGCGCTGCGAAGCCCTACTTCGCCCCGACCCCGCCAGCCCCGTCCGCGGACGCGGCGCTCCGCCGGCTCCAGTCAGACGACGTCTCGGTGGTGCTGGAGATTCCGCCCCGCTTTGGTCTGAACCTCCGCCGGGGCTCCGGCCCCGAGGTGCTGGCGCAGGTGGACGGCGCCATGACCTTCCGTGGAGACACCGTGGAGCAGTACGTCCAGGGGGTCCACAACCGGATGCTCCGGGATCCCGCGAGCGGCTTCCACTCCGCCAGCGCGCAGAAGTCCACGGCCAACATCGAAGAGCGCTATCTCTACAACCCCACCTTCAAGAGCATCTACTCCATCGTGCCGAGCGTCCCGGCGCTGCTGTTGCTGCTCATCCCGGCCATCCTCATGACGGTCAGCATCGTGCGTGAGAAGGAGTTGGGGTCCATCATCAACTTCTATGTCACTCCCACGGGGCGGCTGGAGTACCTGCTTGGAAAGCAGCTGCCCTACGTGGTCATCGGCATGGCCAACTTCTTCATCCTGACCGCGCTGGCGCTGGTCGTCTTCGGCGTCCCCATGAAGGGCAGCTTCCTGATGTTGGTGGTCTGCGCGCTGTTCTACGTCATGGCGACGACAGGCATTGGGATGGTGACGTCCACCTTCACCGGCAGCCAGGTCGCGGCCGTCTTCGTCACGGCCATCCTGACCATCGTGCCGACCATCCAGTTCTCCGGCCTGTTGCAGCCGGTCTCCACGCTCCAGGGTGGGGCCAAGGTCGTCGGCTCCATCTGGCCGGCCACCTATTACATGCACGCCAGCCTGGGCGCCTTCACCAAGGGACTGGGCGCGGGCCTCATCATGAGGGACGTCGCCTTCCTGGCCGTGTGCGTCCCCCTCCTTCTGGCCATCAGCGTCCTCGGCCTGAGAAAGCAGGAGAAGTAGCAGTGAACTCGCTGCTGAACATCCTGTGGCTCGGGCTCAAGGAAATCCGCAGCCTGCTCAGCGACGCGGTGCTGGTCGTGTTCGTCGTCTATGCGTTCACCCTGGCCATCTACGTCCAGGCCACGGGGACCTCCAGCGAGGTGAACAACGCCTCGATTGCGTTCGTCGACGAGGACGGGTCCGCGTTGTCCAAGGAACTGCTCAACGCGTTCTATCCGCCCCGCTTCAAGTCGCCGGAGGTCATCACCGAGGATGCCATCCAGCCGGACATGGACCGGGGCCGGTTCATGTTCGTCGTGGTGATTCCGCCGCGCTTCGAGCACGACCTGCGCGCGGGGCGCAATCCGGACGTCCAGCTGAACATCGACGCGACCGCCATGCAGCAGGCGGGCATCGGCTCCGGCTACATCAAGAACATCCTCAACGACCGCATCTCGTCCTTCCTCAAGCGCACGGAGCAGACGGGACCGAAGCCCGTCAACCTCATCGTCCGCAAGCTCTTCAACCCCAACGGGGTGTCGTCCTGGTTCAAGAGCGTAGTGGCCATCATCAATCAAATCACCCTGCTGACGGTCGTCCTCACGGGCGCGGCGGTCATCCGCGAACGCGAGCACGGAACGCTGGAGCACCTGCTGGTGATGCCGCTGACCTCGTTCGAGATCGCCATGGCGAAGGTCTGGGCCAACGGCCTGGTGATTCTCGTCGCGACCGGGGCTTCGCTGTTCCTGGTCGTGCACCTGGTGCTGAAGGTGCCGTTCGCCGGCTCGGTGGTGCTGTGGTTCGTCGGCGTCGTGCTCTACCTGTTCTTCGCCACGGCGCTCGGCATCTTCCTGGGGACCATCTCCCGCTCGATGGCGCAGTTCGCGCTGCTCATCATCCTGGTGGTCCTGGTGTTGATGCTGCTTTCCGGCGGGAGCACGCCCGTGGAGAGCCAGCCGAAGTGGCTGCAATACGTCACGTACCTCCTGCCTGCCCGGCACTTCGTCAGCTTCTCGCAGGTCATCATCTACCGCGGCGGAGGGCTGTGGGCCGTCTGGCGCCAGTTCCTGATGGTGAGCGCGGTGGGCGTGGGCTTCTTCGTCTACAGCCTGGCGCTGTTCCGCAAGTCCATCGCGGTGAGCAAGTAGGGCCATCGGAGAGATGGAAGACGGGCCCGGGGAGGCCCTATCCTCCGGGCGATGAGACTGCTCCCCCGACTCCACCTCTTCGAGTTCCTCGACCAGTCGTGGCTGCCCGCGCCGCTGCGCCGTGGCGAGGTCGACTACCTGCACGTCGTGCTCGACAAGACGCGCCCCTACGACTCCGTGGCCCCGCAGCTGGCGGATCTGCTGCGCATGTCCGGCACGAACCGCATCATCGACCTGTGCTCGGGAACGGGAGGACCCTGGCGCACCCTGCTCCCAGCGCTGCGCCGTGTGCACGGTGAGGCGGAGGTGGTACTCACCGACCTCCACCCCACCCCGGTGCCGGAGCTGCCCGAGGGCGCGCAGTACCGCGACACCCCGGTCGACGTCATGCACATCCCGGAGGAGCTCACCGGGTTGCGCACCCTGTTCGAGGGATTGCACCACTTCCGCCCGAAGCAGGCGAAAGCCCTCCTCGCGGACGCCGCCACGCGCGGCGTTCCCATCGCGGCCTTCGAACTCACGCAGCGCTCGCTGCTGTACGTCCTCTTCCAAATCCTGCTCATCATCCCCCTGGTATGGGGCTTCACCCTGCTCATCCGTCCCAGGCGCTGGTGGCGGCTGGTCCTCACCTACCTGGTGCCCATCATCCCCCTGCTCATCCTCTGGGATGGCGTGGTGTCGTCGCTGCGGACCTACACGCCGGAAGACCTCGAGGAGCTGACGGAGGGGCTCGATAACGACGGGTACAAGTGGCACCACGGCGTTCACAAGGCGAACGGAATGACCATCACCTACCTCATCGGACTGCCTCGCCGCCGTCCGTGAGTCAGGCAACGCGTGACCAGGATGCCAGCGCTTCCGTGCCATCCTGCGTTCGCAGGTCAGACGGGCGTCCTTCCGCGCAGTACTGCTGCATGGGCCACTGCCCCACCGAGACCCGGCCCTATTGCGCGCCCAGCCCCAGCGCCTGCCTGTGGGGCGTCTACCGGTCTCCTTGATTCCGGACGTGGTAGGACTTGAGGGACCGTGTCAGGCCGGCGCGCCACGTCTCGTGTGAGCGGCGCCGGCCTGGATGGCCGCCCTGGCCATGCCTCGCCACCTGTCCCTTCATCCATGAGCCCATTGATGCGTCCCGTTCGTTTCGCCGTGGTCCTCGCGCTTGCTCTCCTTGGCGCCTGCAAGGAAGAAGCGCCGCTGCCTGCCCCTTCTCCTGATGACGAGAAGCCCGCGGAGCAGGTCCCTCCGGTATCGAGCGCGGCCCCCTTCCAGCCCTGTGGCGCCATCGGGGCCGGAGCCCTCGCGGCGTCCGCGCTTTCGCCGGATGGCTCGGTGCTGGCGGTGGCCACGCTGTCGGGGCAACTGGTGCTCTACCAGACCGCGGATGGGAGCCGGCTCCAGACGCTCTGGGAGCTGCCGGGCCAGCAGGTCCGCGTGGTGTTCTCGGAGGACGGAAGCCTGTTGGTGGCGGCTAATCAGACCCAGACGCGCATCTGGCGCTATCCGGACCTGACGCCGGTCCGGACCTTCGACCTTCCTCATTCCCACCGGACGACGGCCCTGGCGCTTTCACCGGATGGCGCGTTCCTCGCCACGGGAGGCTTCGACACGGCGGGGAGCGAAACCGCCAGCGTCCGCATCTGGAGCGTCGAGGATGGGAGCCTCCGGGGCTCCTTGCAGCGGAGCTACGAGCAGATCGTCCAATCCCTGGCCTTCTCACCCGATGGTGCGTCGCTGGCCGTCGCCACGCACCATTTCGTCTTCGTCGTCAGCGCCGCGGATGCCTCGGGACACAAGGCCTTTCCCGAGCTCTCCGGCGGGCAGCTTGGCTGGTCGAAGGACGGCTCGCTCCTGGCCTCCGGTGGCAAGGTGGCGCGGCTCGATACCGGGGCCCTGGTCAAGGACCTGGAACTGTCGACCACCCGCGATGCGAGCGCCTTCTCCCCGGATGGGCTCCTCTACGCCGACGCGCTGGGCCCGGAAGTGACGGTCTACCGGGTGGCGGACTGGTCGAAGGTCCGCACCTTCACCGAGCCGAACGCGTCCTATGTCAGCCGCCTCTCCTTCAGCCAGGACAGCACCCAGCTTGTCGTCGACCTGGGCGTAAGCGCCTTCTGGTGCAACGGCGTGGGCCAGCTGTGCGGCCCCTGGGGCAACGAGGTCCGCATCCATCCGGTCCTGGACCTGGCCACGGCGCGGACGGTCTCCCTGGGGCCGGTGATGCGCGACCAGGTGGTCTTCTCTCCGGACGGCTCGCTCCTGGCGGGCACCGGGAATGGAGTGATGGGCATCTGGCGGACCCGGGATCTGCACCAGGTGGCGACCTCCAACATCTCATCCCCCGGATACCTTCAGTTCAGCTCCGACCAGAGCCGACTCCGCGCGAACAACGTCATCTACGACACAGCCACGGGCAAGGGGCTCCAGGCGTTCCAGGGCCAAGCCCTCTCACCGGACTTCAAGATCTCCGCTGGCCGTGAGGATGACCGCATCCGCCTGCGCAATGTCATCACGAACGAACCGGTCAAGACCTTCGAGGTGGACGCGTATGTGATTGGCTTCTCGCCAGACGGCCGGTTCCTCGCGATCACCAACTATGACAGCCGCAACCGCATCCAGCTGCTCGACGTCGCCGACGGGACGGTGCGCCATGCCTTTGAACTGGACTTCAATCAGGGCGGCTCGCGGCTGGACTACTCCCCTGACGGACGGTGGGTGACCCTCACGGCCCCATACGACGGCTTCGCCTCGACGGAGGTCCGTGGCCTCGGAACAGCGTTTAGCAGGTCGCTCCCGGCGAGCTTCGCCGCGGTGTTCTCGCCGGACAGCACCGTGCTCGCCACCGGAGGCGTTGAACCCGAGGTGCGAATCCTGACGACGACGGACTTCAGGCTTCGTGAGCGATTGGTGGGGCACGGGACGTATCTCGGGGGGGAGCAGTGGCCCCGGGCCATCGTCGGCGCCGCCTTCGCACGAACGGGCCAGCTCGCGACCCTGGGCGCGGACCGCACGGTCCGGTTCTGGTGCTCGAACTGACACCCCAGAAAACAAGCAGGAACACTCCCACCTCCTTGGGGTGCCCATTGGAATGCAAAACCTCGCTCCCTACCCTCCGCACTTCGTGGACCGGGAGGCGTGGACATGCATGCGAGGAATTGGGGTGCCCTGCTGTGGTTCAGTCTGGCAGGGGTGGGCTGTGGGGGACTGCCGGAGGCGGTGGAGGACGGCGCCCGCGAGGTGACCGCCCAGGCGTGTCCCCCTGGAGTGGCGGCCCGGGTGGCGGCCATCACGCCCCCGGGCTCCTCGGGCTTCATGGGGGAGCTCACGAACGTCCAGGGCACGCTCTTCTTC is from Corallococcus exiguus and encodes:
- a CDS encoding ABC transporter permease; its protein translation is MNSLLNILWLGLKEIRSLLSDAVLVVFVVYAFTLAIYVQATGTSSEVNNASIAFVDEDGSALSKELLNAFYPPRFKSPEVITEDAIQPDMDRGRFMFVVVIPPRFEHDLRAGRNPDVQLNIDATAMQQAGIGSGYIKNILNDRISSFLKRTEQTGPKPVNLIVRKLFNPNGVSSWFKSVVAIINQITLLTVVLTGAAVIREREHGTLEHLLVMPLTSFEIAMAKVWANGLVILVATGASLFLVVHLVLKVPFAGSVVLWFVGVVLYLFFATALGIFLGTISRSMAQFALLIILVVLVLMLLSGGSTPVESQPKWLQYVTYLLPARHFVSFSQVIIYRGGGLWAVWRQFLMVSAVGVGFFVYSLALFRKSIAVSK
- a CDS encoding WD40 repeat domain-containing protein, with protein sequence MRPVRFAVVLALALLGACKEEAPLPAPSPDDEKPAEQVPPVSSAAPFQPCGAIGAGALAASALSPDGSVLAVATLSGQLVLYQTADGSRLQTLWELPGQQVRVVFSEDGSLLVAANQTQTRIWRYPDLTPVRTFDLPHSHRTTALALSPDGAFLATGGFDTAGSETASVRIWSVEDGSLRGSLQRSYEQIVQSLAFSPDGASLAVATHHFVFVVSAADASGHKAFPELSGGQLGWSKDGSLLASGGKVARLDTGALVKDLELSTTRDASAFSPDGLLYADALGPEVTVYRVADWSKVRTFTEPNASYVSRLSFSQDSTQLVVDLGVSAFWCNGVGQLCGPWGNEVRIHPVLDLATARTVSLGPVMRDQVVFSPDGSLLAGTGNGVMGIWRTRDLHQVATSNISSPGYLQFSSDQSRLRANNVIYDTATGKGLQAFQGQALSPDFKISAGREDDRIRLRNVITNEPVKTFEVDAYVIGFSPDGRFLAITNYDSRNRIQLLDVADGTVRHAFELDFNQGGSRLDYSPDGRWVTLTAPYDGFASTEVRGLGTAFSRSLPASFAAVFSPDSTVLATGGVEPEVRILTTTDFRLRERLVGHGTYLGGEQWPRAIVGAAFARTGQLATLGADRTVRFWCSN